Part of the Mycolicibacterium mengxianglii genome is shown below.
GTCCTCGGTGCTGCCCATCGGCAGCGAGATCGCCGCCCAGCCGGTCACATTCGCCAACGTCGTCCACCCGGTGGTGGCGAACTCGACGTCGAAGAAGGCCCGGGTGCTCCCGCGCGGCTGATCCAGCAGTGCGTAACCCGGCGGCGGGGTCAGCAATGTCGGCACCAGCAGTACCTCGTGGCCGGCCATGCCCGCGGCGAACCGCCGGGTCTGAGCATGCACCGCGCTGATGGCTTCGGCGTAGGCGAGGCCGGTGGTGTGGAATCCCTCGCGCACCATTTCCCATGTGCTGGGCTCGAATTCGTCCTCGTGTGGTGGGCGGCCCAGGACTTCGGTGGCCAGCGCGTGCAATTGGACGTTGCTGACGGTGTGCAGCACAGCGATCGCGTCGGCCACCGCGTCGGCGTCGATGTCGGGCGCCCCGGGCGTGACGTGGTGGCCGAGTTCGGTGAGCAGCCGCGCGGTGTCCTCCACCGCGGCCACTACCCGGGGGTCGGTGGTGGGCCCGGGAAATGGTGAGGCGGTGGCCATCAGCAACCGAACTCCGTTGGGCGCTAACTGAAGTGAGTCGAGAAAACTGGTGGCGGGCAGCGGGGCGGTGTACGGGTCGCCGGGTGCGGTGCCCGTCACCGCGTCCAGCAGTGCGGCGCTGTCGCGGACTGTACGGGTCAGTGCGTGTTCGTTGACCAGTCCCTCCAGCCCGTGCCCGCTGCCGGGGGCGAAGGACGTCCGGCCGCGGCGGGGCTTGAGGCCGACCAGCCCGCAGCACGACGCGGGCACCCGGATCGAGCCGGTGCCGTCACCGCCGGAGGCGGCCGGCACCACTCCGGCGGCGACGGCTGCGGCCGATCCGCCGCTGGAGCCACCCGGGGTGACCGCGGTGGACCACGGATTCACCGTCGGCCCGAACAACGACGGCTCGGTCGTGCAGTGGTTGCCCCACTCCGGGGTGTTGGTCTTGCCGAACACCACCAACCCGGCATCCAGATAGCGGTCCACGATCCACGCCGTCTCGGTGGCGATGTGAGTGCGCAACGCGCGTGAGCCCATCGCCTCCGGGGTTCCGGCCAGCGATGCCCCGAGATCCTTGAGCAGGAAGGGAACTCCCGCCAGCGGCCCGGCATCGCCGCCGCGCAGCGCACCGCCTGCATCGAGTGCGGCCGCCTGCGTGCGGGCGCGGTCGAACAGGTCGGTGACCACTGCGTTCAACCCGCGCGTCGCCTCCAGCCGGATCAGGGCCGCCTCGAGCAACTCGACCGCTGACACGTCTGCGGTGGCGGCCAGTCGGGCTTGCCCGACGGCATCGACATCGGCGAGTTCGAACGCTGACTTTGAATCCATGGCCGGGATCTTCCGGCTTTCGCGCCTACTCGGCAACCTCAGACGTCGGCGTCGGTGCCGGTGACCCGGCGCCGGTACGATGACGGCGTTTCGCCGGCGAACTGTGCGAACGCCCGGGTGAAGGAGCTGACGCTGTCGAAGCCGACGGCGGTCGAGGTCTCGCGGACCGTCTGTTCGGGGGCGGCCAGCAGCGCCATGGCACGCAGCATTCTGGTGTGCATCAGGTAGGTGCGCCACGACAGTCCCAAGCTGTCCTGGAAGAGCCTGCGCAGAGTGCGTTCCGACACCGACACCGCCCGGCTGACGTCCTCGATGGTCACCGAGTCGAGGTGGGCTTTGGTGTAGGTG
Proteins encoded:
- a CDS encoding amidase — its product is MDSKSAFELADVDAVGQARLAATADVSAVELLEAALIRLEATRGLNAVVTDLFDRARTQAAALDAGGALRGGDAGPLAGVPFLLKDLGASLAGTPEAMGSRALRTHIATETAWIVDRYLDAGLVVFGKTNTPEWGNHCTTEPSLFGPTVNPWSTAVTPGGSSGGSAAAVAAGVVPAASGGDGTGSIRVPASCCGLVGLKPRRGRTSFAPGSGHGLEGLVNEHALTRTVRDSAALLDAVTGTAPGDPYTAPLPATSFLDSLQLAPNGVRLLMATASPFPGPTTDPRVVAAVEDTARLLTELGHHVTPGAPDIDADAVADAIAVLHTVSNVQLHALATEVLGRPPHEDEFEPSTWEMVREGFHTTGLAYAEAISAVHAQTRRFAAGMAGHEVLLVPTLLTPPPGYALLDQPRGSTRAFFDVEFATTGWTTLANVTGWAAISLPMGSTEDGLPIGVQLMASDETVLLQLAAQLEKAAPWAGRRPPAWLGAGS